The Natranaeroarchaeum aerophilus DNA window ACCCCACCGCTAATCGAGGAAAACGACGTCTTGCTGCGGGAAGACGCCGGACTCGACGCGGATGCGGGCGAGCTGTTCAAATCCGAGTTCAACCGCGAGGTCGGCAAGCGCGTTGGGCAGAAGACCGACACGATGGTCGACTTCGAGCGGCCCGACGTGCTGGCCCTGCTCAACCTCGAACGCGACGGCGACGTCGAGATCCAGGTCAACCCGGCCTTTGTCTACGGCCGGTACCGCAAGCTCGAACGCGACATTCCCCAGACCGAGTGGCCCTGCCGGGAGTGTGGCGGCAGCGGGAAGGATCTCGGTCCCGAGGGCGAGATCGACTGCGACCACTGCGGCGGTAGCGGCTACCTCTACGACGACAGCGTCGAGGGATACGTCGCACCGCACGTCCGCGAGGCCATGGAGGGCGAGGACGCCGTCTTCCACGGCGCTGGCCGCGAGGACGTCGACGCGCTGATGCTCGAGCGCGGTCGGCCGTTCGTCGCGGAGGTCAAAGAGCCCGGCTTCCGGAGCCCAGATGTCGAGGCGCTTGAAGCACAGATCAACGAGGAAGCGGAGGGATCGGTCGAGGTCGAGGGGCTTCGCCTCGCGACCCACGAGATGGTCGAGCGCGTCAAGGAACTGGAAGCGAGCAAGACCTATCGGATGGACGTCGAGTTCGCTGAACCGGTCGAGAATGGCGAGTTCGAAGCCGCCCTCGACGAACTGGAGGGGGCGACGATCGAGCAGTACACGCCCGAGCGGGTCGACCACCGCCGAGCAAGTCTCACGCGCACGCGAGAGGTCTACGAGGTCGAGGGAGAACTGCTCGACGACCGTCACGCTGACATCGAACTCCACGGTGCGGGCGGGCTCTACGTCAAGGAACTGGTCAGCAGTGATAATGGTCGAACCGAGCCGAGTCTTTCGGGGATCCTCGGCGTCGACGCCGAAGTGACGGCGCTGGACGTGCTGGATGTCGAAGGCGAGGAAGAGGCGTTCGAGCAGGCGGAGTTCTTCCGCGAGAGCTAGCTCGATAACCAAACTTTCGGTATAGTGTCGCCGATATCGTTTCGCTACGTTTGAATCTTAGTCGCAGTTCAGATCGATTTCTTGATTTTGGTCAGTGAGTTCTCCCGTACAGGTGGAAGTAGTGCCAGTATCATCCTGAACGATCACCTCTACCGGCAGTGGATTTCCATTATTCACTTTGGTGCTGTCAAAGCCACTGAACGAATATGTACCCTCAAAGTTCACTTCCGGACCCTGTTCTTCATCAGATTCTCCGCCGTGTTTTACCACGAACTCCACTTCGTAGTCAGTATTACCCGGGTTATCCACTTCGACATTGAAATCAACATTATCAACTTCGTTGGGGTGAACATCGTTGGATTCAGCACTGACGCTCTCTACCTCAACCGGGGTTTCCGATTCGTCTTCTGTGACCGTCACATCCGTCATATCGCTGTCGTCCTCACTGGCCACGGTCGCCATGTAATCGCCCGCGTCACCGTTGCTGGTAGACCACGTGAGCGTCACCGTTTCAGTCTCGCCAGCGTCGACATCGACCGATTGGCTGTCCTTTTGCTCACCGTCGATCTCCAGTGCGATCGTCTGGTCGCCGTCTTCCGACCCGGTATTCTCGATATCGGCAGTCACTGTGAGCTCCTCGTCCTCTTCGACCGGGCTGTTCGTGCCGGTGATGTCGACCTCGAAATTCACTGGATCACCCGCCCCGTCGCTTTCTACCTCGACACCAGTGTCGTCGCTGGCGTCCTCACTGGCCACGATCGCCGTGTAATCGCCCGTGTCACCGTCGCTGGTAGACCACCTGAGCGTCACCGTTTCAGTCTCGCCATCGTCGACATCGACCGATTCGCTGTCGCGCTGCTCACCGCCGACATCCAGAGTAATCGTCTGATCTCCGTTTTCGGAGCCGGTGTTGGTAATTTCCGCGGTCACGTCGAGGTCCTCACCCTCCTCGACCGGACTGTTCGTGGTGTCGATCGAGACCTCGAAGTTGGTACCGCCGGCACCACCCGAGACCGTGACGGCTTCCGTAACGCCATCGTCGTCGCTGGCGACACGCACATCGATCTCCGGTGTATCACTTCCATCAGTGGTGTACGAGAACGTGTCGCTATGGGTGTCACCTTCGTCGAGGGTCAGATCGTCCTCCGTCCCTTCGACCGTCCCGTCGATGCGGAATTCGATGTCCTGTGTCCCTTCGTCGCTGCGGGTGTTTTCCACTGTGTACTCGACCTTGACGGTATCTCTGGCGTCGACATCGTTGTCATAGTCGTCGATCGAGACCGCAAAGTAGGTTCCACCGGACAGGTCTGTACGCACGGTATGACTGCTAAACGTGCTTGAGCTACCTCCTCCGGAGTTCCAGATGACGGAGACCGAATCTCCCTGATCGATCGGCTGGCCGTTACACTCATCGAACTCCACCTCGTCGCTCGTTTCGATCGTCCCCGATCCATCCCAGACTCCCGTACACTCTACGCCGCCAACGTAGACCTCGACCTGGTCTTCCGGGACGTTAGTGCCCCGGTCGGCGATTAGGGTTACATTCCCGTCCGGCGATTCGATCGCTTTGAATTCACCGTGCGGTGAGGGCTCCGCCGGGTTTGCAGCGAGTGCAAAGCCACCGATGACAGCCATGATCGTCACAAAAATCGCGATCATCAGGACGACGCCGATTACGGGTGATACGGCCCGTTTGTCGGCCGGCAACGATGGGAAGATTGTAGGAGTCATACAGGTTGCGCGTTGGCTACATATAGCATCGAACATATATATCGGTCACGTATCAAATCCCCGGAGACAGAACATATAACAAACCGAAGACGGCGTGAAAATATACTGCCTAGTCGGCGGTCGTCTCGACGAGTTCGGAGTCGTCCTCGCGGTAGTGCTCCTCGATGAGGTCCTCGTCGATGCGGTTCAGCGCCTCTTTCGGGAGCATCGAGAGCAGATCCCAGCCGAGTTCGAGCGTCTCCTCGATCGATCGGCTGTTGTCGTAGCCCTGCTCGACGAACTCGGCCTCGAAGCGATCGGCAAAGTCGAGGAACTTGTTGTCCCGTTCGCTGAGCGCCTCGCGCCCGACGATGTTCACCAGATCGCGCAGGTCCTCACCCTCGGCGTAGGCAGCGTACATCTGGTCGGAGACGTCGCCGTGGTCACCGCGGGTCAGTCCCTCGCCGATCCCGTCGTCCATCAGCCGGGAGAGGCTCGGCAGGACGTTGATCGGCGGTTTGATACCCTGGCTGTTGAGGTCCCGATCGATGTAGATCTGGCCCTCCGTAATGTATCCCGTCAGGTCCGGGATTGGGTGGGTGTCGTCGTCGCCGGGCATCGTGAGGATCGGAATCTGGGTGACCGAGCCCTCGCGGCCTTCGATTCGCCCGGCACGCTCGTAGAGCTGTGCCAGGTCGGTGTACATGTACCCGGGGTAGCCACGCCGGCCCGGGACCTCCTCACGTGCGGCACCGATCTCTCGCAGTGCCTCACAGTAGTTGGTCATGTCGGTCAGGATCACCAGCACGTGGTAATCCTTCTCGAAGGCGAGATACTCGGCGGTGGTAAGCGCGAGTCGCGGCGTGACGGTCCGCTCGACTGCGGGGTCGTCCGCGAGGTTCATGAAGACGACAGAGCGTTCCAGCGCGCCGGTGCGCTCGAAGTCGTCCATGAACTCGTTTGCCTCCTCCTGGGTGATCCCCATCGCGCCGAAGATTACCGCGAACTCCGAGCCCTCACCGTCGCCCTCCTCTTCTTCCGGCACGGACGCCTGCCGTGCGATCTGGAGTGCGAGATCGTTGTGTGGTAGGCCCGAACCCGAGAAGATCGGCAGCTTCTGGCCGCGAACCAGCGTGTTCATGCCGTCGATGGCCGAAACGCCGGTCTGGATGAACTCCTCGGGATACTCGCGGGCGTAGGGGTTGATCGCCTCGCCGACGATGTCGATCCGGTCGTCCGGGACGATCTCCGGCCCGCCGTCGATTGGGTTCCCGGAGCCGTCGAGCACCCGTCCGAGCAGGTCCTCAGTGACGGGCATCTTCATGGTCTCGCCGAGGAACCGAACGGAGGACTTGCGGTCGATCCCTTCGGTCCCCTCGAAGACCTGAATCGCGACGAGCCCCTGGCTCGATTCCAGAATCTGTCCGCGCTTGGTGTCGCCGGATGGCGTCTCGATCTCGACGATCTCGTCGTAGCCGATCGGCTCGTCGACCTCGGCGAACACCAGCGGACCGCTGATCTCAGTGATTGTCTGATACTCTTTCATTGTTAGTACAGCTCCCGCAGCTGTGTTGCGATGTCGTCTTCCAGGTCGCTGATAAACTGTTCGTACTCCTCGGCGACGCCCATCCGGTTCAGCTGGGGCGCAGCGTCGATGTCCTGGATCTCCTCGACCGGCACACCGGCATCAAGGGCGTCGAACGACTCGTCGTTGAACGTCTTGATCGCCTGGAGCATCCGGTAGGTCTTGTTCGGCTCGCAGTAGGTGTCCACGTCGTGGAACGCGTTCTGCTGGAGCCACGACTCACGCAGGTAGCGCGCGACCTCGAGGGTCAACTGCTGGTCCTCCGGCAGGGCGTCCTTCCCGACCAGCTGGACGATCTCCTGGAGCTCCGTCTCCTCGTCGAGGACGTCGATCGCCCACTGGCGGATCTCCGGGTAGTCCTCGGCGACGTTCTCTCTGTACCACGGATCGAGCTGATCACGATAGAGCGAGTACGACTCGTTCCAGTTGATCGAGGGGAAGTGACGCCGTTCCGCGAGGTCGGCGTCGAGTGCCCAGAACGTCTTGACGATCCGCAGCGTGTTCTGGGTGACCGGCTCGGAGAAGTCACCGCCTGGTGGCGAGACTGCACCGATCGCCGACACCGATCCCTCGGTCCCGTTGATGTTCTCGAAGTAGCCGGCTCGCTCGTAGAACTGTGCGAGGCGGGCGGCGAGATAGGCCGGATACCCCTCCTCGCCGGGCATCTCCTCCAGTCGCGAGGAGATCTCGCGCATGGCCTCTGCCCACCGCGAGGTGGAGTCGGCCATCAGCGCGACGTCATAGCCCATGTCGCGGAAGAACTCCGCGATCGTGATCCCGGTGTAGATACAGGATTCGCGGGCTGCGACGGGCATGTTCGAGGTGTTCGCGATGAGACAGGTTCGGCTCATCAGCGGCTTCCCGGTAACCGGGTCTTCCAGTTCGGGGAAGTCCTCGATCACTTCGGTCATCTCGTTGCCGCGTTCGCCACAGCCGACGTAGACGACGATGTCCGCGTCGGCCCACTTGGCGAGCTGGTGCTGGGTCACGGTCTTGCCCGACCCGAACGGACCGGGAATCGCCGCGGTCCCACCCTTCGCGATCGGGAACAGCCCATCGAGAATGCGCTGTCCCGAGACCAGCGGGGTCGTCGGCGTCTGCTTCTCGGCGGCCGGACGCTGCTTGCGGACCGGCCACTCCTGGTGCATCTGGATCTCCTCGCCGCTGTCGAGTTCGGCGACTGTCTCCTCGACGGTGAACTCGCCGGACTCGATCGAGACGACCTCGCCACCCTCGTAATCGGGGGGCACCATTACCTTGTGTTCGATACTCTCGGTCTCGGGGACGGTGCCGATGATGTCGCTGGCGGCGACCTCGTCGCCCTCCTCGACAGTCGGCGTGAACTCCCACTTTTTCTCCAGGTCGATCCCCGGGGCGTCGACCCCACGGTCGAGGAACGCACCCATCTTCCCCTCCAGCACGTCGAGGGGGCGCTGGACGCCGTCGTAGATGGAGTCCAGCATACCCGGGCCGAGGTCCACGCTCAGTGGTTCGCCCGTGTTCTCGACGGGTTCGCCGGGTCCGACACCCGACGTTTCCTCGTATACCTGGATCGTCGTGACGTTGCCTTCGATCTCGATGACCTCGCCCATCAGCCCTTCCTCGCCGACGTAGACCACGTCGTTCATCCGGGCGTCGAGGTCGGTCGCCGTCACGACAGGGCCGCTCACGCTGTCGATGACACCGTCCTCCTGGATAGTGTCCGTGTCTGTTGCTTTACTCATGATTTAGCTCTCTTCTTCTTCGTCCATCAGGTCGATCCCGATGGCTCGTTTGATCTGGTCGCGCAGTCCGCCGCTCCCGGCTCCGCCGCCGAGGGTCACGACCACCGGTTCGACGCTCGTCTCGACGTCCTGTCGCACCGCTCGCGACAGGTGATCGAGATCGTCGTCGTGCATGACGACGATGCCGATGTCCTCGTCGTCGAGCACTGCGGTTACCGCGTCGTCGAGGTCGTCGTCTTTGTTCTCGTCGGCGACGTTGTGGAACTCGCGAACGCCCGCGAGCCGGAAGCCGGTGGTGAACTCCGGACTGCCGACGACTGCGATCTCCTGGCTCATAGTATCACCAGCTCCTCTTCGATTTCTGCCTCGTCGAGGCCGACTTCTCGTCCGCGTGCGATCGCACGGATGTTCTCGACTTCCCGTTCCTTGGCGAGAATGTACGACATCACCGCCGTGATCGAAACCGGGTAGATCGTCGACAGGCGATCCGTGTACTCGAGCAGCGCCGCGTCGAGCGCGTGCTCGAACTGAATCAGGCTGTCCGCGTCTTCCAGCTCGTCCAGCGCGCGCGAGAGGTCGTCGCCGTACTTGCTCTCACGGATGTGCGTGATCAGCTGGTCGGTATCGGCGACCAGCGATCGAAGCTCCCGTGGTGTAAACAGGCGACCCCCCTCGATGAAGTACGAGGCAGGATCGAGATCGGCGCCGCTGCGGGCCAGTCTGAGCGCATTCCGCGCGTTCAGGAAGTCGATCTCGGCCTGCAGGAACTCGACGTACCGGGCTTTCGGCCCTTCGGCGAGTCGGTCGGTCGACAGGTCATCGAGCAGATGTGTGTAAAACTCGCGGTCGACCGCGTTCTCCAGCGGCACGAGCACGCCGTTTTGCTCGAACTCCTCCAGAGCATCCTCCAACGCGTCACCGTACAGCGTCTCTTCGAGTTGTTCGACGACCGACTCGAGGCTATCGGCCTCAGCGAGCCTGTCGAGCAGTGACTCGTCGAGTTCGCCGGCCCGGATCAGGTCCGATTGAATGGCCTCCGGGGACGCCTCGGAGTAGACACCACGGATGATCGTCTTGATATTCCAGGTGTCGTACTTGCGCAGATAGCGCCCGATCAGATCGTTCAACTGCCCCTCCGACCAGTCCAGCAGGTCGTGGAAGTGTTTCGCGAGATTCCGGTTCAGCGCGTACTCGATCAGATCCGTTCCGCTGTAGCGCGCGCCGAGCGCGTTGATCTCCGTCTCGTACTCGGTCTCTTCCATGAACCGCGCGATACCGCCGGGACCCATCCGGACCAGCTTCCGGTAGTCCTCGTCGGCCAGCAGCGCCGCTCGTCGAGCACGGATGCGGGCGTTGACGTACTCGGGATTCGATGCGCCGAGATAGCTCATTGGTCGAACAGCCGTGCGCTGATGTCTCGAAGGTTATCCTCCCAGACGTCCTCCAGCACGGAATCGAAGGTGTTGTTCACGCGGATGTTCGAGGAGTCGCTTTCGAGGACGACGCCACCGAGGCAGTCGTACTCGCCCGCGAACTCGAAGCCGTCGTACTCCGCGACGATCGACGTAAGTAGCTCCTCGTCGTCGGCACGGCCGTACACCTCGACGTCGGCATCGTCGTCGAACTCGACTGCAGCCGCATCGAGGAGTGCCGTCGTCAGTTCCTCGCGTTCGTCCGTCTCGAGGGAGGTCAGTTCGTCCTCGACCGTATCGTAGACGGATTCGAGGGTGTCACGGCGCGCCTCGAGGCGCTGTTGTTTCGCTTCGAGTTTGGCGCTGGAGAGACGCTGTTCTCGCTCCTGTTCGATCTGTTTTTCGACCTCCGCCTCGGCCTCCGTGAGGATCTCCTCCTTTTCGGCTTCGGCCTCGGCGACGATCTCGTCGGCACGCTCGTCGGCGTCGGAGCGGATCTCCTCCGCACGCGCGCGGGCCTCGTCTCGAATGTCCTCAACTACCGTTTCTAAACTCATGGTTGGAAATAGAGGATGGTCGCGTCTACAGCACCAGGATGAAGACGACCAGTGCGAAGATCACGAGCGTCTCCGGCAGTACTGTAATGACCAGCGAT harbors:
- a CDS encoding tRNA pseudouridine(54/55) synthase Pus10, with amino-acid sequence MTVLDDARALLETGPLCDACLGRPFSDRSFGLTNDERGRALRTAIALEDDDDYEPTPPEDCWVCEGFCGEYDEWAERVAQAVEDIHFETYQVGTRTPPLIEENDVLLREDAGLDADAGELFKSEFNREVGKRVGQKTDTMVDFERPDVLALLNLERDGDVEIQVNPAFVYGRYRKLERDIPQTEWPCRECGGSGKDLGPEGEIDCDHCGGSGYLYDDSVEGYVAPHVREAMEGEDAVFHGAGREDVDALMLERGRPFVAEVKEPGFRSPDVEALEAQINEEAEGSVEVEGLRLATHEMVERVKELEASKTYRMDVEFAEPVENGEFEAALDELEGATIEQYTPERVDHRRASLTRTREVYEVEGELLDDRHADIELHGAGGLYVKELVSSDNGRTEPSLSGILGVDAEVTALDVLDVEGEEEAFEQAEFFRES
- a CDS encoding CARDB domain-containing protein; translated protein: MTPTIFPSLPADKRAVSPVIGVVLMIAIFVTIMAVIGGFALAANPAEPSPHGEFKAIESPDGNVTLIADRGTNVPEDQVEVYVGGVECTGVWDGSGTIETSDEVEFDECNGQPIDQGDSVSVIWNSGGGSSSTFSSHTVRTDLSGGTYFAVSIDDYDNDVDARDTVKVEYTVENTRSDEGTQDIEFRIDGTVEGTEDDLTLDEGDTHSDTFSYTTDGSDTPEIDVRVASDDDGVTEAVTVSGGAGGTNFEVSIDTTNSPVEEGEDLDVTAEITNTGSENGDQTITLDVGGEQRDSESVDVDDGETETVTLRWSTSDGDTGDYTAIVASEDASDDTGVEVESDGAGDPVNFEVDITGTNSPVEEDEELTVTADIENTGSEDGDQTIALEIDGEQKDSQSVDVDAGETETVTLTWSTSNGDAGDYMATVASEDDSDMTDVTVTEDESETPVEVESVSAESNDVHPNEVDNVDFNVEVDNPGNTDYEVEFVVKHGGESDEEQGPEVNFEGTYSFSGFDSTKVNNGNPLPVEVIVQDDTGTTSTCTGELTDQNQEIDLNCD
- a CDS encoding ATP synthase subunit B; the encoded protein is MKEYQTITEISGPLVFAEVDEPIGYDEIVEIETPSGDTKRGQILESSQGLVAIQVFEGTEGIDRKSSVRFLGETMKMPVTEDLLGRVLDGSGNPIDGGPEIVPDDRIDIVGEAINPYAREYPEEFIQTGVSAIDGMNTLVRGQKLPIFSGSGLPHNDLALQIARQASVPEEEEGDGEGSEFAVIFGAMGITQEEANEFMDDFERTGALERSVVFMNLADDPAVERTVTPRLALTTAEYLAFEKDYHVLVILTDMTNYCEALREIGAAREEVPGRRGYPGYMYTDLAQLYERAGRIEGREGSVTQIPILTMPGDDDTHPIPDLTGYITEGQIYIDRDLNSQGIKPPINVLPSLSRLMDDGIGEGLTRGDHGDVSDQMYAAYAEGEDLRDLVNIVGREALSERDNKFLDFADRFEAEFVEQGYDNSRSIEETLELGWDLLSMLPKEALNRIDEDLIEEHYREDDSELVETTAD
- a CDS encoding ATP synthase subunit A, whose protein sequence is MSKATDTDTIQEDGVIDSVSGPVVTATDLDARMNDVVYVGEEGLMGEVIEIEGNVTTIQVYEETSGVGPGEPVENTGEPLSVDLGPGMLDSIYDGVQRPLDVLEGKMGAFLDRGVDAPGIDLEKKWEFTPTVEEGDEVAASDIIGTVPETESIEHKVMVPPDYEGGEVVSIESGEFTVEETVAELDSGEEIQMHQEWPVRKQRPAAEKQTPTTPLVSGQRILDGLFPIAKGGTAAIPGPFGSGKTVTQHQLAKWADADIVVYVGCGERGNEMTEVIEDFPELEDPVTGKPLMSRTCLIANTSNMPVAARESCIYTGITIAEFFRDMGYDVALMADSTSRWAEAMREISSRLEEMPGEEGYPAYLAARLAQFYERAGYFENINGTEGSVSAIGAVSPPGGDFSEPVTQNTLRIVKTFWALDADLAERRHFPSINWNESYSLYRDQLDPWYRENVAEDYPEIRQWAIDVLDEETELQEIVQLVGKDALPEDQQLTLEVARYLRESWLQQNAFHDVDTYCEPNKTYRMLQAIKTFNDESFDALDAGVPVEEIQDIDAAPQLNRMGVAEEYEQFISDLEDDIATQLRELY
- a CDS encoding V-type ATP synthase subunit F, giving the protein MSQEIAVVGSPEFTTGFRLAGVREFHNVADENKDDDLDDAVTAVLDDEDIGIVVMHDDDLDHLSRAVRQDVETSVEPVVVTLGGGAGSGGLRDQIKRAIGIDLMDEEEES
- a CDS encoding V-type ATP synthase subunit C, which gives rise to MSYLGASNPEYVNARIRARRAALLADEDYRKLVRMGPGGIARFMEETEYETEINALGARYSGTDLIEYALNRNLAKHFHDLLDWSEGQLNDLIGRYLRKYDTWNIKTIIRGVYSEASPEAIQSDLIRAGELDESLLDRLAEADSLESVVEQLEETLYGDALEDALEEFEQNGVLVPLENAVDREFYTHLLDDLSTDRLAEGPKARYVEFLQAEIDFLNARNALRLARSGADLDPASYFIEGGRLFTPRELRSLVADTDQLITHIRESKYGDDLSRALDELEDADSLIQFEHALDAALLEYTDRLSTIYPVSITAVMSYILAKEREVENIRAIARGREVGLDEAEIEEELVIL
- a CDS encoding V-type ATP synthase subunit E — translated: MSLETVVEDIRDEARARAEEIRSDADERADEIVAEAEAEKEEILTEAEAEVEKQIEQEREQRLSSAKLEAKQQRLEARRDTLESVYDTVEDELTSLETDEREELTTALLDAAAVEFDDDADVEVYGRADDEELLTSIVAEYDGFEFAGEYDCLGGVVLESDSSNIRVNNTFDSVLEDVWEDNLRDISARLFDQ